In Streptomyces dangxiongensis, one DNA window encodes the following:
- a CDS encoding carbohydrate ABC transporter permease: MRRRLPGWLADAALILYFLFALFPVAWMVILSLKPADKLFSTYFSFTPTLESYRTVLGDSEGIPFTRFFVNSLVVSVGAVALSLVVGLPAAYASARWRFKGSENLMFTLLSFRFAPELTVIIPLFVLYQKLGLFDTYVGMVWVLQLVTLPLVVWIMRSYFADLTPELEQAALLDGYTRRQAFLRVALPLVGPGVAAVSLLAFIFAWNNFVFPLILTSHEAQTVTVGALSFLGGDRPRYNLTAAAALVSVVPPLLLALTIQRYLVRGLSFGAVKS; this comes from the coding sequence GTGAGAAGACGCCTGCCGGGGTGGCTCGCGGACGCCGCCCTGATCCTCTACTTCCTCTTCGCGCTGTTCCCGGTCGCCTGGATGGTCATCCTCTCCCTGAAACCGGCCGACAAGCTGTTCAGCACCTACTTCTCCTTCACGCCGACCCTGGAGTCCTACCGGACGGTGCTGGGCGACAGCGAGGGCATCCCGTTCACCCGGTTCTTCGTCAACAGCCTGGTGGTGTCGGTGGGTGCGGTCGCGCTGTCGCTGGTGGTCGGGCTGCCGGCCGCGTACGCCTCGGCGCGCTGGCGGTTCAAGGGCTCGGAGAACCTGATGTTCACGCTGCTGTCGTTCCGCTTCGCCCCCGAACTCACCGTCATCATCCCGCTGTTCGTGCTGTACCAGAAGCTGGGCCTGTTCGACACGTACGTCGGCATGGTGTGGGTGCTGCAACTGGTCACCCTGCCGCTGGTGGTGTGGATCATGCGGTCGTACTTCGCCGACCTGACCCCCGAGCTGGAGCAGGCCGCCCTGCTCGACGGGTACACACGCCGGCAGGCGTTCCTGCGGGTCGCCCTGCCGCTGGTCGGGCCGGGGGTCGCCGCCGTGTCGCTGCTGGCGTTCATCTTCGCCTGGAACAACTTCGTCTTCCCGCTGATCCTCACCTCCCACGAGGCCCAGACGGTGACCGTGGGCGCACTGTCCTTCCTCGGCGGCGACCGCCCCCGCTACAACCTCACGGCCGCCGCCGCACTCGTCTCCGTCGTCCCGCCGCTGCTGCTGGCACTGACCATCCAGCGCTACCTGGTGCGCGGGCTGTCGTTCGGGGCGGTCAAGTCATGA
- a CDS encoding carbohydrate ABC transporter permease, protein MRRRPALRPYLLVLPALLLTCGILYPFALGLYYTLFDFSAAKPQPDLVRLHNYGTLLSQDAFWNSAWVTVLYAVGAAGAETVLGVAVALLLHRSSPVGRVLEKILILPLMIAPVIAAIIWKLMLQPSVGVVNHLLRPFGLGGVQWTDTPAGALLSSIAVDVWVYTPFVAVLALAGLRSLPGSPFEAAAVDGAGRWYTLRRLTLPMLWPYVLVAVIFRFMDSLKVFDIIYALTEGGPGDSTMVLQIRAYLEAIRFQRYSFGISYTIVLWAVVYLAAMVLVRRLGRIQRGAAEVSG, encoded by the coding sequence ATGCGCCGGCGCCCGGCGCTGCGGCCGTACCTGCTCGTCCTGCCGGCGCTGCTGCTGACCTGCGGGATCCTCTACCCGTTCGCGCTCGGCCTGTACTACACCCTGTTCGACTTCTCGGCGGCGAAGCCGCAGCCGGACCTGGTGCGGCTGCACAACTACGGGACACTCCTGAGCCAGGACGCCTTCTGGAACTCGGCCTGGGTGACCGTGCTGTACGCGGTCGGCGCGGCCGGTGCGGAGACCGTGCTCGGGGTGGCCGTCGCCCTGCTGCTGCACCGCTCCTCGCCGGTGGGCCGGGTCCTGGAGAAGATCCTGATCCTGCCGTTGATGATCGCGCCGGTGATCGCGGCGATCATCTGGAAGCTGATGCTCCAGCCGTCCGTGGGGGTGGTCAACCACCTGCTGCGGCCGTTCGGTCTGGGCGGGGTGCAGTGGACGGACACGCCGGCGGGCGCGCTGCTGTCGTCGATCGCCGTGGACGTGTGGGTGTACACCCCGTTCGTGGCGGTCCTCGCGCTGGCGGGGCTGCGGTCGCTGCCCGGCTCCCCGTTCGAGGCGGCGGCCGTGGACGGGGCCGGCCGGTGGTACACGCTGCGGCGGCTGACCCTGCCGATGCTGTGGCCGTACGTCCTGGTCGCGGTGATCTTCCGGTTCATGGACTCGCTGAAGGTCTTCGACATCATCTACGCCCTCACCGAGGGCGGCCCCGGCGACTCCACCATGGTGCTCCAGATCCGGGCCTATCTGGAGGCGATCCGGTTCCAGCGGTACTCGTTCGGGATCAGCTACACGATCGTGCTGTGGGCCGTGGTGTACCTGGCGGCGATGGTGCTGGTGCGGCGGCTCGGGCGGATCCAGCGCGGGGCGGCGGAGGTGTCCGGGTGA
- a CDS encoding ABC transporter substrate-binding protein, whose translation MDRHVHDRRRFLALTGTLAAAPLVSACGTGFGGGRQDKGGGSAADDVTGSFDWKREKGTTVKALLNKHPYTDALIADLKSFTEKTGIQVTYDVFPEDNYFDKLTVDLSSGRASYDVFMLGAYMVWQYGPPGWLEDLGPWMRNSSATAAEWDRTDFYPNLLRAGQWSLRAGEPLGRGGQYALPWGWETNVVAYHTGVFRKLGLRPAETFEELRELAGVIERKAPGAGFDGMYGIAVRGSRSWATIHPGFMTMYARNGLRDFTVEGGRLTPAMNSPRAVAFTEDWADMVRRGGPPSWTSYTWYQCSSDLGAQKAGMLFDADTAAYFQAVKGASPASGRIAFHPGPKGPDGSLATNMWVWSLGMNARSRRKSAAWLLLQWATGREHLRRAALTGHHIDPVRRSVSQDGAYKDRMRHLPGFLETFETVAGRTRIQFTPQAQFFDTTTSWAAALQEIYGGKDARSVLDGLAGDLKAKAG comes from the coding sequence ATGGACAGGCACGTGCACGACCGCCGACGCTTCCTCGCGCTCACCGGCACCCTCGCCGCCGCCCCGCTGGTCTCCGCCTGCGGCACCGGGTTCGGCGGCGGCCGGCAGGACAAGGGCGGCGGTTCGGCCGCGGACGACGTCACCGGGTCCTTCGACTGGAAGCGGGAGAAGGGCACCACCGTGAAGGCGCTGCTGAACAAGCACCCCTACACCGACGCCCTGATCGCCGACCTGAAGTCGTTCACCGAGAAGACCGGCATCCAGGTGACCTACGACGTCTTCCCCGAGGACAACTACTTCGACAAGCTCACCGTCGACCTGTCCAGCGGGCGCGCCTCCTACGACGTGTTCATGCTGGGCGCCTACATGGTGTGGCAGTACGGGCCGCCGGGCTGGCTGGAGGACCTGGGGCCGTGGATGCGCAACTCCTCGGCCACCGCCGCCGAATGGGACCGGACGGACTTCTACCCCAACCTCCTCCGGGCCGGCCAGTGGTCGCTGAGGGCGGGCGAGCCGCTCGGCCGGGGCGGGCAGTACGCGCTGCCGTGGGGCTGGGAGACCAACGTGGTCGCCTACCACACCGGGGTGTTCCGCAAGCTGGGGCTCAGACCGGCCGAGACCTTCGAGGAGCTGCGCGAACTGGCCGGGGTGATCGAACGGAAGGCGCCCGGCGCCGGGTTCGACGGGATGTACGGGATCGCGGTGCGCGGCTCGCGGAGCTGGGCCACCATCCACCCCGGGTTCATGACGATGTACGCCCGCAACGGCCTGCGCGACTTCACCGTCGAGGGCGGCAGGCTCACGCCCGCCATGAACTCCCCCCGGGCCGTCGCCTTCACCGAGGACTGGGCGGACATGGTGCGGCGGGGCGGGCCGCCGTCCTGGACGTCGTACACCTGGTACCAGTGCTCCAGCGACCTCGGGGCGCAGAAGGCCGGGATGCTGTTCGACGCCGACACGGCCGCGTACTTCCAGGCCGTGAAGGGCGCGAGCCCCGCCTCCGGGCGGATCGCCTTCCATCCGGGGCCGAAGGGGCCGGACGGTTCGCTCGCCACCAACATGTGGGTCTGGTCGCTCGGCATGAACGCCAGGAGCCGGCGCAAGAGCGCCGCCTGGCTGCTCCTCCAGTGGGCCACGGGCCGGGAGCACCTCCGCAGGGCCGCCCTCACCGGCCACCACATCGACCCCGTGCGCAGGTCGGTCAGCCAGGACGGCGCCTACAAGGACCGGATGCGGCACCTCCCCGGCTTCCTGGAGACCTTCGAGACGGTCGCCGGCCGGACACGGATCCAGTTCACCCCGCAGGCGCAGTTCTTCGACACCACCACAAGCTGGGCGGCGGCCCTCCAGGAGATCTACGGCGGGAAGGACGCCCGGTCCGTGCTGGACGGGCTGGCCGGCGACCTGAAGGCGAAGGCCGGCTGA
- a CDS encoding FGGY-family carbohydrate kinase, translating into MALAWLGIDLGTQGVRALLVTADGRVLGEGAAPLVRGRREGTRHEQDPGEWWEAVRTAARAALDGVRTPVAGVAVCGTSGTVLLTDDAGRPLGPALMYDDRRAAAEGARLRSAGLAVQDTWALPKARWLVARHGPGRVAHQPDVITARLVGHRVPSDSSHALKTAYDLRRDAWPELTGLPPGALPPVVRPGTRLGEVGPAAADATGIPAGTPVLAGMTDGCAAQIAAGALRPGAWNSVLGTTLVLKGAATEPVSDPAGVVYNHRGPDGTWLPGGASSVGAGVLTARFPGADPAALDARAAAFEPSGAVAYPLVSPGERFPFHAPHATSLLLGDPESEADLWAALLQGVAFAERLCLDYLHHLGAPLDGTLTLTGGGARSAYWTQLRADVLGRPVRVPDRTEPALGMAALAAYGTGAAPTLAEAAEGMVRAGTTVEPRPGRTGRFTEPYARLVAELEARGWLPRPVADHARARM; encoded by the coding sequence ATGGCGTTGGCGTGGCTCGGGATCGACCTCGGCACCCAGGGCGTACGGGCCCTGCTCGTGACCGCCGACGGCCGGGTGCTCGGCGAGGGGGCGGCGCCGCTCGTGCGGGGCCGCCGGGAGGGGACACGGCACGAGCAGGACCCCGGGGAGTGGTGGGAGGCGGTCCGCACGGCCGCCCGGGCGGCGCTCGACGGGGTGCGGACGCCGGTGGCCGGGGTCGCGGTGTGCGGCACGTCCGGGACCGTGCTGCTCACGGACGACGCGGGCCGCCCGCTGGGGCCCGCGCTGATGTACGACGACCGGCGGGCCGCGGCCGAGGGCGCGCGGCTGCGGTCGGCGGGGCTCGCCGTCCAGGACACCTGGGCGCTGCCCAAGGCCCGCTGGCTGGTCGCCCGGCACGGACCCGGCCGGGTCGCGCACCAGCCGGACGTGATCACGGCCCGGCTGGTCGGGCACCGGGTGCCCAGCGACTCCAGCCACGCCCTGAAGACCGCCTACGACCTGCGGCGCGACGCCTGGCCGGAACTGACCGGCCTGCCCCCTGGCGCCCTCCCGCCCGTCGTGCGCCCCGGCACCCGGCTCGGCGAGGTCGGCCCGGCCGCCGCCGACGCCACCGGCATCCCCGCCGGCACGCCCGTCCTCGCGGGCATGACCGACGGCTGCGCCGCCCAGATCGCCGCCGGGGCGCTGCGCCCGGGCGCGTGGAACTCGGTGCTGGGCACGACACTCGTGCTCAAGGGCGCCGCCACGGAGCCCGTGTCCGACCCGGCCGGCGTGGTCTACAACCATCGCGGGCCGGACGGCACCTGGCTGCCCGGCGGCGCCTCCAGCGTCGGCGCGGGCGTCCTCACCGCCCGCTTCCCGGGCGCCGACCCGGCCGCGCTGGACGCCCGCGCCGCCGCGTTCGAGCCCTCGGGCGCCGTCGCCTACCCCCTCGTCTCGCCCGGCGAACGCTTCCCCTTCCACGCCCCGCACGCGACGTCGCTGCTGCTGGGCGACCCGGAGTCGGAAGCCGACCTGTGGGCGGCCCTCCTGCAGGGCGTGGCCTTCGCCGAGCGCCTCTGCCTGGACTACCTCCACCACCTGGGCGCCCCCCTGGACGGCACCCTCACCCTGACCGGCGGCGGTGCCCGCAGCGCCTACTGGACCCAGCTTCGCGCCGACGTCCTGGGCCGCCCGGTGCGGGTGCCGGACCGCACCGAACCGGCGCTGGGCATGGCGGCGCTGGCCGCGTACGGCACGGGGGCGGCGCCGACTCTCGCCGAGGCGGCGGAGGGCATGGTGCGGGCGGGCACGACGGTCGAACCGCGGCCCGGCCGCACCGGCCGCTTCACCGAGCCGTACGCGCGGCTGGTGGCGGAGCTGGAGGCCCGGGGCTGGCTGCCGCGCCCGGTGGCCGACCACGCGCGGGCCCGGATGTAG
- a CDS encoding histidine phosphatase family protein translates to MTSTTLLLSRHGETVWHARNRYAGVSDVALTDTGRAQAEALGRWTAAHPVDAVWTSPLSRATATAEPACRTLGVTPHREPDLRECDFGVVEGRTLAEFAVEDPRAAEAFRRDPVAHPFPGAEDPRAAAGRGTAALRRIAAAHSGGRVLVVAHNTLLRLVLCSLLGIPLAEYRGVFPRLRNAAVSEIHVDGDRTALLSLNVPCA, encoded by the coding sequence ATGACGTCCACCACGCTTCTCCTCTCCCGTCACGGCGAGACCGTCTGGCACGCCCGGAACCGGTACGCCGGGGTCAGCGACGTGGCCCTCACCGACACCGGGCGTGCCCAGGCCGAGGCGCTGGGGCGGTGGACCGCCGCGCACCCGGTGGACGCCGTGTGGACCTCGCCCCTGTCCCGGGCGACCGCCACCGCCGAGCCCGCCTGCCGGACCCTGGGCGTCACCCCGCACCGCGAACCGGACCTCAGGGAATGCGACTTCGGCGTGGTGGAGGGCCGTACGCTCGCGGAGTTCGCGGTGGAGGACCCGCGGGCGGCGGAGGCGTTCCGCCGGGACCCGGTGGCGCACCCGTTCCCCGGCGCCGAGGACCCCCGCGCGGCGGCGGGGCGCGGCACCGCCGCCCTGCGCCGCATCGCCGCCGCCCACTCCGGCGGGCGCGTCCTGGTCGTCGCCCACAACACTCTGCTGCGACTCGTGCTCTGCTCCCTGCTGGGCATCCCCCTGGCCGAGTACCGCGGGGTGTTCCCACGGCTGCGCAACGCGGCGGTGTCCGAGATCCACGTCGACGGTGACCGGACCGCGCTGCTCTCGCTGAACGTGCCCTGCGCCTGA
- a CDS encoding superoxide dismutase, which translates to MPVYTLPDLPYDYSALAPVISPEIIELHHDKHHAAYVKGANDTLEQLAEAREKESWGSVNGLEKNLAFHLSGHILHSVYWQNMTGPKDGGGEPLAADGVGELADAIKESFGSFAAFRTQLSKAAATTQGSGWGVLAHEPLSGRLIVEQVYDHQGNVGQGSVPILVFDAWEHAFYLQYRNQKADFVEAMWQVVNWQDVARRHEAARSRADVLLLAP; encoded by the coding sequence ATGCCCGTCTACACGCTGCCCGACCTGCCCTACGACTACTCCGCGCTGGCCCCCGTGATCAGCCCCGAGATCATCGAGCTGCACCACGACAAGCACCACGCGGCCTATGTGAAGGGCGCCAACGACACCCTGGAGCAGCTCGCCGAGGCGCGTGAGAAGGAGTCGTGGGGCTCGGTCAACGGCCTGGAGAAGAACCTGGCGTTCCATCTGTCCGGGCACATCCTGCACTCGGTCTACTGGCAGAACATGACCGGCCCCAAGGACGGCGGCGGCGAGCCGCTGGCCGCCGACGGCGTGGGCGAACTGGCCGACGCGATCAAGGAGTCGTTCGGTTCCTTCGCCGCGTTCCGGACACAGCTCTCCAAGGCCGCGGCCACGACCCAGGGCTCGGGCTGGGGCGTGCTCGCCCACGAGCCGCTGAGCGGACGCCTGATCGTGGAGCAGGTCTACGACCACCAGGGCAACGTCGGCCAGGGCTCCGTCCCGATCCTGGTCTTCGACGCCTGGGAGCACGCCTTCTACCTCCAGTACAGGAACCAGAAGGCCGACTTCGTCGAGGCCATGTGGCAGGTCGTGAACTGGCAGGACGTCGCACGCCGCCACGAGGCCGCCCGGTCCCGCGCGGACGTGCTGCTGCTCGCGCCCTGA
- a CDS encoding amino acid permease has product MPSSTTTQEPPDQRTDGSLSHGLKQRHLSMIALGGVIGAGLFVGSGAGIAAAGPSIVIAYALSGLLVMLVMRMLGEMSAAYPSSGSFSAHAERAIGPWAGFAAGWSFWVLLCTAVGLEGIGAAHIVQGWVPGTPQWAWVALFMVVFCGANLAAVKNFGEFEFWFAALKVGAISLFLILGVLAIAGVLPGTDSPGASHLSDFLPHGNEGLLVGLLASVFAYGGLETVTIAAAESEDPVRGVASAVRTAMWRIALFYIGSMAVVVTLVPWDSKEVVEKGPYVATLDHLGIPGAGQLMNVVVLVALLSAMNANIYGSSRIAYSLVGRGQGPKALARLSGGVPRIAVLTSCVLGFVCVMLNYWRPDDIFRWLLNMIGAVILVVWIFIAVSQLLLRRRIEREAPDKLVVRMWAFPWLTWAALAGMAAIFVLMAREPDTRVQLYSTGTMTLVLAVAGYAWQRVRARR; this is encoded by the coding sequence ATGCCCAGCAGCACGACCACGCAAGAGCCGCCGGACCAGCGAACGGACGGCTCCCTCTCCCACGGCCTCAAACAGCGCCATCTGTCGATGATCGCCCTCGGCGGGGTCATCGGCGCGGGCCTGTTCGTCGGTTCCGGGGCGGGGATCGCCGCCGCCGGTCCGTCCATCGTGATCGCCTACGCCCTCTCCGGCCTCCTGGTGATGCTGGTGATGCGGATGCTCGGCGAGATGTCGGCCGCGTACCCGTCCTCCGGTTCCTTCTCGGCGCACGCCGAGCGGGCGATCGGCCCGTGGGCGGGCTTCGCGGCGGGCTGGTCGTTCTGGGTGCTGCTGTGCACGGCCGTCGGCCTGGAGGGCATAGGCGCCGCGCACATCGTGCAGGGCTGGGTGCCGGGCACCCCGCAGTGGGCCTGGGTCGCGCTGTTCATGGTGGTGTTCTGCGGGGCGAACCTGGCCGCCGTGAAGAACTTCGGCGAGTTCGAGTTCTGGTTCGCCGCACTGAAGGTCGGCGCGATCAGCCTGTTCCTGATCCTGGGCGTGCTGGCCATCGCGGGGGTACTGCCGGGCACGGACTCCCCCGGCGCCTCGCACCTGTCCGACTTCCTGCCCCACGGCAACGAGGGTCTGCTGGTCGGGCTGCTCGCCTCGGTGTTCGCGTACGGCGGCCTGGAGACGGTCACCATCGCGGCGGCGGAGTCGGAGGACCCGGTGCGGGGCGTGGCCTCCGCCGTCCGCACGGCGATGTGGCGCATCGCCCTGTTCTACATCGGCTCCATGGCGGTCGTCGTCACCCTCGTCCCGTGGGACTCCAAGGAGGTCGTGGAGAAGGGCCCGTACGTGGCCACCCTGGACCACCTGGGCATCCCGGGCGCGGGCCAGCTCATGAACGTGGTCGTCCTGGTCGCCCTGCTGTCCGCGATGAACGCCAACATCTACGGCTCCTCGCGCATCGCCTACTCGCTGGTCGGGCGCGGCCAGGGCCCGAAGGCGCTGGCGCGGCTCTCCGGCGGGGTCCCCCGGATCGCGGTCCTCACCTCCTGCGTCCTCGGCTTCGTCTGTGTGATGCTCAACTACTGGCGTCCGGACGACATCTTCCGCTGGCTGCTGAACATGATCGGGGCGGTCATCCTGGTCGTCTGGATCTTCATCGCGGTCTCCCAGCTACTGCTGCGGCGCCGGATCGAGCGCGAGGCACCGGACAAGCTCGTCGTGCGGATGTGGGCGTTCCCGTGGCTGACCTGGGCGGCGCTGGCCGGCATGGCCGCGATCTTCGTCCTGATGGCCCGGGAGCCGGACACCCGGGTGCAGCTCTACTCGACCGGCACGATGACGCTGGTCCTGGCGGTCGCCGGTTACGCCTGGCAGCGGGTGCGCGCCCGCCGCTGA